Proteins co-encoded in one Gossypium arboreum isolate Shixiya-1 chromosome 11, ASM2569848v2, whole genome shotgun sequence genomic window:
- the LOC128283930 gene encoding uncharacterized protein LOC128283930, whose protein sequence is MVEKRLFCRPYRIFKEGSIKSQCFCDFHGIEGHDIQSCEEFRKLLQDMMNNKEIEIFNKEADEGEVCASENQSSSFPYSVDRPLVIYYDAKKEQVKPKMIIEVPSSFPYKGNNVVPWKYDVNIITPKGEKSKAMTGSVGEVRYFTRSGRCYSKMVELTKKTSDSNQKGKASMHEAEVELETPSEEKVKRPVNEDEAHEFLKFIKHSEYNVVEQLSKQSARISVLSLSVEFVTTSNAFLKVDDEIPLNSRVSVKALHITTSCKGYIIPNVLIDNGSAFNVMPVATLSRIPIDLSYLRPCYSKVRAFDGTRREVMGKIEIPLEVGPYMYDIEFQVMDITPSYNCLLGRPWIHFARAVPSSLHQKAKFIMDSLLITVVDEEDIVASISADTLYLEVSKDAVECSFHTFEFINAMFIAEGNKIPMPKLSRNTKMGVELTVGKGAQARKGLGRYQQGIVRALKPVPHKA, encoded by the exons ATGGTTGAAAAGAGGCTGTTTTGTCGCCCCTACAGAATTTTTAAAGAAGGAAGTATAAAAAGTCAATGTTTTTGTGACTTCCATGGTATTGAAGGGCATGACATTCAGTCTTGTGAGGAATTTAGAAAGTTACTTCAAGACATGATGAATAACAAGGAGATTGAGATCTTTAACAAAGAGGCCGATGAGGGAGAAGTATGCGCTTCTGAAAATCAATCATCAAGTTTCCCTTATAGCGTCGATCGACCATTGgtaatttattacgatgcaaAAAAGGAACAAGTGAAACcgaaaatgataattgaagtaccatcttcTTTCCCTTACAAAGGCAACAATGtggtaccatggaaatatgatgtCAACATTATCACACCTAAAGGTGAAAAAtccaaagccatgactggaagTGTTGGTGAAGTAAGATATTTTACTCGCAGTGGGAGATGCTATTCTAAAATGGTTGAACTAACAAAAAAGACGAGTGACTCGAACCAGAAAGGAAAGGCATCGATGCATGAGGCCGAGGTCGAACTTGAGACTCcgtctgaagaaaaagttaaaaggcCTGTGAATGAAGATGAAGCACATGAATTCTTGAAGTTCATCAAGCATAGTGAATATAACGTTGTGGAACAGTTAAGTAAACAATCGGcacgaatctcggtattatcCCTCTCTGTTGAATTCGTAACCACATCTAATGCTTtcttgaaagt tgatgacgaAATACCGCTAAATAGTAGGGTCTCCGTAAAAGCATTGCACATCACAACCAGTTGTAAGGGTTACATAATACCGAATGTACTCATTGATAATGGGTCTGCATTCAATGTCATGCCTGTGGCCACACTTTCTAGAATTCCAATTGATCTGTCTTATCTAAGGCCTTGTTACTCCAAAGTAAGAgcattcgatgggacaagacGAGAAGTCATGGGAAAAATCGAAATTCCTCTAGAAGTGGGCCCTTATATGTATGACATCGAGTTTCAGGTCATGGACATCACGCCTTCATATAATTGCCTTTTAGGAAGGCCTTGGATCCACTTTGCTAGGGCAGTTCCTTCATCTCTCCATCAAAAAGCGAAGTTTATCATGGATAGTCTTTTGATCACTGTCGTGGATgaggaagacattgtcgcatctatctctgctgatacaTTATACCTCGAAGTAAGCAAGGATGCAGTAGAATGTTCCTTCCATACCTTTGAATTCATCAATGCTATGTTCATTGCTGAAGGAAATAAAATTCCCATGCCTAAGTTGTCGAGGAATACCAAGATGGGAGTTGAGCTGACTGTGGGAAAGGGAGCCCAagcaaggaaaggtttgggaagatATCAGCAAGGGATAGTTAGAGCTCTAAAACCAGTACCCCATAAGGCTTGA